The Panicum virgatum strain AP13 unplaced genomic scaffold, P.virgatum_v5 scaffold_4884, whole genome shotgun sequence genome includes a region encoding these proteins:
- the LOC120694318 gene encoding uncharacterized protein LOC120694318: MAGAGSEDEDGGGLLTPRTKGIVQHFQKQVREYTLGIDNDLQVINEKIGQMEAAQISNNTKLAGLETTVARMDKSLAALLRRFDELHVKMNDQHRGRGQEDDDGAENSGADYAADTEVEDQAQRRLRRNRRGMGGQRPHEVHNNDIAFSKIKFKIPSFDGKYDPDAYLTWEMAVEQKFTCHDFPENACVRAATSEFTDFASVWWIEHGKKNPNNMPQTWDALKRIMRARFVPSYYARDLLNQLQQLKQGTKSVEEYYQELQMGMLRCNLEEDVEPAMARFLGGLNREIQDILAYKEYTNITRLFHLACKAEREVQGRRASTRTNISAGRNFSTQPRSSIPSTGRVAAPYSSSARTAAPPSSDKPRDNPANSAAKTTQKPAATTSSVASTGRTRDVQCHRCKGFGHVMRDCPSKRVLVVKNDGEYSSASELDEDILALLAADHAGSEGCSEEHINAAEADRYESLIVQRVLSAQMEKAEQNQRHTLFQTKCVIKERSCRVIIDGGSCNNLASSDMVGKLALTTQPHPHPYCIQWLNNTGKAKVTKLVRINLAIGSYKDVVECDVVPMQACSILLGRPWQFDKDSMHHGRSNQYSFQHHDKRIVLHPMSPEAILKDELTRASKMKNQEQAKSENQIVANELEKHKKRSAKSVHDNRNEIKLKGACFIATKSDLDEIDTTTAVCYALICKQTLFSLQDIPLSLPPVVTKLLQEYAGVFPKEVPPGLPPIRGIEHQIDLIPGASLPNRAPYRTNPEETKEIQRQVQELLDKGYVRESLSPCAVPILLVPKKDGSWRMCRLPSD; encoded by the coding sequence ATGGCAGGTGCAGGgagtgaggatgaggatggtggAGGCCTGCTTACACCTCGCACCAAAGGCATCGTACAGCATTTTCAAAAGCAAGTGAGGGAGTACACCTTGGGAATTGATAATGATTTGCAGGtgataaatgagaagattgGGCAAATGGAGGCCGCACAGATTTCCAACAACACCAAGCTTGCAGGTTTGGAGACGACGGTTGCTCGCATGGACAAGAGTCTCGCTGCTCTTCTAAGGCGCTTTGATGAGCTCCACGTGAAGATGAATGATCAGCATagaggacgtggccaagaggATGACGACGGCGCAGAAAATTCAGGTGCTGATTATGCTGCTGACACCGAAGTTGAGGATCAAGCCCAGCGACGTCTACGTCGTAACCGTCGAGGTATGGGTGGACAACGTCCACATGAGGTACATAACAATGACATTGCTTTTAGTAAGATAAAATTTAAGATACCCTCTTTTGATGGTAAATATGATCCGGATGCTTATCTTACTTGGGAGATGGCTGTTGAACAAAAGTTTACTTGTCATGATTTTCCTGAAAATGCATGTGTTAGGGCTGCAACTAGTGAATTCACTGATTTTGCTTCCGTTTGGTGGATAGAACATGGCAAGAAAAATCctaataacatgccacaaacttgGGATGCTTTGAAACGGATCATGAGGGCTAGATTTGTTCCATCTTACTATGCACGTGATCTTTTAAACCAGCTGCAGCAGTTAAAACAAGGTACTAAAAGTGTAGAAGAATACTATCAAGAGCTGCAAATGGGCATGCTACGCTGCAATTTAGAGGAGGATGTGGAACCTGCTATGGCTAGATTTTTGGGCGGGTTAAACCgggaaattcaggacatccttgcttataaagagtacactaacataacccgtttgttccatcttgcttgcaaagctgaaagGGAAGTGCAGGGACGACGTGCAAGTACCAGGACTAACATTTCTGCAGGGAGGAATTTTTCCACGCAGCCCCGCTCAAGCATTCCATCAACTGGACGTGTTGCTGCACCTTATTCATCGTCAGCTCGAACAGCAGCCCCACCTTCTAGCGACAAGCCTCGTGACAACCCTGCAAATTCAGCAGCAAAGACAACGCAAAAACCTGCTGCAACCACTTCATCGGTGGCATCCACAGGTAGAACAAGAGATGTTCAGTGCCACCGCTGCAAGGGATTTGGACATGTCATGCGTGACTGCCCAAGCAAGCGTGTTTTGGTGGTAAAAAATGATGGTGAGTACTCATCTGCTAGTGAACTTGATGAAGATATACTTGCATTGCTTGCGGCTGACCATGCAGGAAGTGAGGGCTGCTCGGAAGAACATATTAATGCAGCTGAAGCCGACCGCTATGAGAGCCTAATTGTGCAGCGTGTGCTGAGCGCACAAATGGAGAAAGCGGAGCAAAATCAGCGGCACACATTGTTCCAAACAAAGTGTGTCATCAAAGAGCGTTCGTGTCGAGTGATCATCGATGGAGgtagctgcaacaacttggccaGCAGCGACATGGTGGGGAAGCTTGCGCTTACCACCCAACCACACCCGCATCCATATTGCATTCAATGGCTGAATAACACCGGTAAGGCAAAGGTAACAAAACTTGTGCGAATTAATCTTGCCATCGGATCCTATAAAGATGTTGTTGAATGTGATGTTGTGCCAATGCAAGCATGTAGTATTTTGCTAGGAAGGCCATGGCAATTTGATAAAGATTCTATGCATCATGGTAGATCAAATCAGTATTCCTTCCAACACCATGATAAAAGGATTGTGTTGCATCCAATGTCTCCTGAAGCAATTTTAAAAGATGAACTTACTAGAGCTAGTAAAATGAAGAATCAGGAACAGGCTAAAAGTGAAAATCAGATTGTGGCAAACGAACTTGAGAAGCACAAAAAGAGAAGTGCCAAATCTGTTCATGATAACAGAAATGAGATCAAGCTGAAAGGGGCATGTTTCATTGCTACTAAATCTGATTTGGATGAGATTGATACTACCACTGCTGTTTGCTATGCCTTGATTTGCAAACAAACCTTGTTTTCACTTCAGGACATACCTCTTTCCTTGCCCCCTGTTGTCACTAAACTTTTGCAGGAGTATGCGGGTGTTTTTCCAAAGGAGGTGCCACCGGGGCTGCCACCAATTCGTGGGATTGAGCACCAGATTGACCTTATTCCCGGGGCCTCCTTGCCCAATCGTGCACCATACAGGACCAACCCTGAAGAAACTAAAGAAATTCAGCGCCAAGTGCAAGAATTGCTCGACAAAGGTTACGTGCGTGAGTCCCTGAGCCCCTGCGCTGTTCCTATCCTTTTGGTTCCTAAGAAAGATGGATCTTGGCGCATGTGTAGATTGCCGAGCGATTAA